The following proteins come from a genomic window of Nycticebus coucang isolate mNycCou1 chromosome 11, mNycCou1.pri, whole genome shotgun sequence:
- the LOC128598662 gene encoding 26S proteasome regulatory subunit 10B-like produces MADPRDKALQDYRKKLLEHKEIDGRFKELREQLKELTKQYEKSENDLKALQSVGQIVGEVLKQLTEEKFIVKATNGPRYVVGCRRQLDKSKLKPGTRVALDMTTLTIMRYLPREVDPLVYNMSHEDPGNVSYSEIGGLSEQIRELREVIELPLTNPELFQRVGIIPPKGCLLYGPPGTGKTLLACAVASQLDCNFLKVVSSSIVDKYIGESARLIREMFNYARDHQPCIIFMDEIDAIGGRRFSEGTSADREIQRTLMELLNQMDGFDTLHRVKMIMATNRPDTLDPALLRPGRLDRKIHIDLPNEQARLDILKIHAGPITKHGEIDYEAIVKLSDGFNGADLRNVCAEAGMFAIRADHDFVVQEDFMKAVRKVADSKKLESKLDYKPV; encoded by the coding sequence ATGGCGGACCCTAGAGATAAGGCGCTTCAGGACTACCGCAAGAAGCTGCTGGAGCACAAGGAGATCGACGGCCGCTTTAAGGAGTTAAGAGAACAATTAAAAGAACTTACCAAACAGTATGAAAAGTCTGAAAATGATCTGAAGGCCCTACAAAGTGTTGGGCAGATTGTGGGTGAAGTGCTTAAAcaattaacagaagaaaaattcatTGTTAAAGCTACAAATGGACCAAGATATGTTGTGGGTTGTCGTAGACAGCTTGACAAAAGTAAGCTGAAGCCAGGAACAAGAGTTGCTTTGGATATGACTACGCTCACTATCATGAGATATTTGCCGAGAGAGGTGGATCCACTAGTTTACAACATGTCTCATGAAGACCCAGGGAATGTTTCTTATTCTGAGATTGGAGGATTATCAGAACAGATCCGGGAATTAAGAGAGGTGATAGAATTACCTCTTACAAACCCAGAATTATTTCAGCGTGTAGGAATAATACCTCCAAAAGGCTGTTTGTTATATGGACCACCAGGCACAGGGAAGACACTCTTGGCATGCGCTGTTGCTAGCCAGTTGGACTGTAATTTCTTAAAGGTTGTATCTAGTTCTATTGTAGACAAGTACATTGGTGAAAGTGCTCGTTTGATCAGAGAAATGTTTAATTATGCCAGGGACCATCAGCCATGCATCATTTTTATGGATGAAATAGATGCTATTGGTGGTCGTCGGTTTTCTGAGGGCACTTCAGCTGACAGAGAAATCCAGAGAACTTTAATGGAGTTACTGAATCAAATGGATGGATTTGATACTCTGCATAGAGTTAAAATGATCATGGCTACAAACAGGCCAGATACGCTGGATCCTGCTTTACTACGTCCAGGAAGATTagacagaaaaatacatattgaTTTGCCAAATGAACAAGCAAGATTAGACATATTGAAAATCCATGCAGGTCCCATTACAAAGCATGGAGAAATAGATTATGAAGCAATTGTAAAACTTTCAGATGGCTTTAATGGGGCAGACCTGAGAAATGTTTGCGCTGAAGCAGGTATGTTTGCAATTCGTGCTGATCATGATTTTGTAGTACAGGAAGACTTCATGAAAGCAGTCAGGAAAGTGGCTGATTCTAAGAAGCTAGAGTCTAAATTAGACTACAAACCAGTGTAA